From the Prunus dulcis chromosome 4, ALMONDv2, whole genome shotgun sequence genome, one window contains:
- the LOC117624220 gene encoding carboxy-terminal domain RNA polymerase II polypeptide A small phosphatase 1-like, translating into MVSRILKKTPSTNKPMPIKLCRGIRRRHRRNCCLKKSAIAPSTVVLTRVGTNKAFKVLHKPQSPETRPETQARLPLPPLASPEKRTVCLDLDETLVHSVTGPPPKNFDFVVQPKVRGKVMTFYVVKRPGVDAFLERLAAQYEVVVFTAGLRDYATLVLDRLDRKRLVSHRLYRDSCKEMSGKFVKDLSRLGRDLRRVVIVDDNPNAYFLQPENAIPVRRFFYDPADRELERLLEFFEDEELRCCEDIRVAVKKFVGDDGLMLSDDDDDDDDELEEMSDAKSKPTVSTPCSVISVHRVGPVGPPVLEWGTNMVIVCSFFLLIINVIVCFPSLT; encoded by the exons ATGGTGTCCAGGATTCTCAAGAAAACCCCCAGCACCAACAAGCCCATGCCCATCAAGCTCTGCCGCGGCATACGGCGCCGCCACCGCCGCAACTGCTGCTTGAAAAAGTCGGCGATTGCACCATCCACCGTCGTGCTGACCCGCGTCGGCACCAACAAAGCATTCAAGGTCCTCCACAAACCCCAGTCCCCGGAGACCCGACCCGAAACCCAGGCCCGCCTCCCACTCCCGCCTCTAGCCTCGCCAGAGAAACGGACAGTGTGTCTGGACCTCGACGAGACCTTGGTCCACTCCGTGACGGGTCCGCCGCCCAAGAACTTCGACTTCGTTGTCCAGCCGAAGGTCCGCGGCAAGGTGATGACTTTCTACGTGGTGAAACGACCCGGCGTGGACGCGTTTTTGGAGAGGCTGGCGGCGCAGTACGAGGTGGTGGTGTTCACGGCTGGGCTGAGAGATTACGCGACGCTGGTACTGGACCGGCTGGACCGGAAGCGCCTGGTCTCGCACCGGCTCTACAGGGACTCGTGTAAGGAGATGAGCGGGAAGTTCGTGAAGGACTTGTCCAGGTTGGGGCGGGACTTGAGGCGGGTGGTGATTGTGGACGACAATCCCAATGCTTATTTCCTCCAGCCAGAGAACGCGATCCCCGTCCGCCGGTTTTTTTACGACCCAGCGGACCGGGAGCTAGAGAGGTTGCTGGAGTTCTTCGAGGACGAAGAGTTACGTTGTTGTGAGGACATTAGGGTTGCTGTGAAGAAGTTTGTTGGTGACGATGGATTGATGTTGTCTGATGACGACGACGATGACGACGACGAATTGGAGGAGATGAGTGATGCTAAGTCTAAACCTACCGTTTCGACGCCGTGCTCTGTCATCAGTGTCCATAGAGTTGGCCCAGTTGGGCCGCCAGTTTTGGAGTGGGGGACAAATATGGTGATCGTGTGCAGTTTCTTTCTGCTAATTATTAATGTAATCGTGTGCTTTC CAAGTCTTACGTAA